A genomic segment from Salmo trutta unplaced genomic scaffold, fSalTru1.1, whole genome shotgun sequence encodes:
- the LOC115187605 gene encoding bromodomain-containing protein 9 isoform X5: MGKKHKKHKPEWRTVDDCEDKPFEKQLKLVLKVGGSEITELSGSGHDSSYYDDRSDHERERHKDKKKKKKKKSEKEKDKHVDDEERRRRKEEKRKKREREQNESEAATASASGVGLPSVVPSHTGVAVEPFMLPKIPNIGISFEQQQEEKKRKRERSEMEPEVMDHFHPNIKVEVEQQGDRPVRACRTAPESECTPRQQLLEHFLRQLQRKDAHGFFTFPVTDAIAPGYSVIIKHPMDFSTMNDKITDNEYKTVTEFKADFKLMCDNAMVYNRPETVYYKAAKKLLHTGFKMMSKQAAILGDEDVASEEPPPEVIPMPVESASAKKSKKQPKDIKDMKEVISCYLYEPEGNACSLTDSTAEEHVLALVEHAADEAHDRINRYMPNSKMGYLRKEPDGNLLYTVVNQLNPEAKEEETHPVDLSSLSNKLLPGLTTLGFKDDRRHKVTFLSSTYNTQTLQNNSIYPDLLPDEMDLLYSAYGDETGVQCALSIQEFVKGCGNVTKRLVDGLLDKMTAGDHSKAVYQIRQKRNMALPDETKNNIYDMQMADGTGLGEGSSVLDFMSMKSYSDMSLEMSMLNSLGKSVKKEPEHEDGVSQQHFEEAAKLLQEFQEGQVERGGSRPSSNLSSLSGTSDRDQHHLGSPSHLGVGDQSEMVHDPYEFLQSPEPGSTANS, encoded by the exons ACTGTGAGGACAAGCCTTTTGAGAAGCAGCTGAAGCTGGTGCTCAAAGTGGGAGGAAGTGAGATCACAGAACTCTCAGGCTCCGGCCATGACTCCAGTTACTACGACGACAGGTCAGACCATGAACGAGAGCGCCACAAggacaaaaagaagaagaagaagaaaaagtctgagaaagagaaagacaaacaCGTAGatgatgaggagaggagaagacggaAG gaggagaagaggaagaagagagagcgGGAGCAGAATGAATCAGAGGCTGCTACTGCCTCTGCCAGTGGTGTAGGCCTGCCCAGTGTTGTGCCCAGTCACACTGGTGTGGCAGTCGAGCCTTTCATGCTGCCAAAGATACCAAACATTGGTATTAGTTTTGAG cagcagcaggaggagaagaagaggaagagggagaggtctGAGATGGAGCCAGAGGTGATGGACCACTTTCACCCCAACATCAAGGTAGAGGTGGAGCAACAAGGAGACCGGCCTGTCAGGGCTTGCAGGACAGCCCCGG AGAGTGAGTGCACCCCTCGACAGCAGCTCCTGGAACACTTCCTGCGCCAGCTTCAGAG GAAGGATGCCCATGGCTTCTTCACTTTCCCAGTAACAGACGCCATCGCTCCAGGTTACTCTGTGATAATCAAACACCCCATGGATTTCAGCACCATGAACGACAAGATCACAGACAACGAGTACAAAACCGTCACAGAGTTCAAG GCGGACTTCAAGCTGATGTGTGATAATGCCATGGTGTATAACCGTCCAGAGACCGTTTACTACAAGGCTGCCAAGAAACTGCTGCACACTGGCTTCAAGATGATGAGCAAA CAGGCGGCCATTTTAGGGGACGAGGACGTGGCGTCTGAGGAGCCCCCTCCGGAGGTCATCCCCATGCCCGTGGAGTCGGCGTCGGCCAAGAAATCCAAGAAGCAGCCCAAAGACATCAAAGATATGAAGGAAGTCATCAG CTGTTACCTGTATGAGCCAGAGGGGAACGCCTGCAGCCTGACTGACAGCACAGCGGAGGAACACGTTCTGGCCCTGGTGGAGCACGCTGCAGATGAAGCACACGACCGCATCAACCGATACATGCCCAACTccaag ATGGGTTACCTGAGGAAAGAGCCTGATGGTAATCTGTTGTACACTGTAGTGAATCAGCTGAATCCAGAAGCAAAAG AGGAGGAGACCCACCCTGTGGACCTGAGCTCTCTGTCCAATAAGCTCCTACCTGGATTAACAACACTGGGTTTTAAAGATGACAGGAGACACAAGG tgacgttCCTGAGCAGTACCTATAACACCCAGACCCTGCAGAACAACTCCATCTACCCAGACCTGCTGCCTGATGAGAtggacctgctgtactcagcctacGGGGATGAGACTGGGGTACAGTGTGCTCTCAG TATTCAGGAGTTTGTTAAAGGTTGTGGGAACGTTACTAAGCGTTTGGTTGACGGGCTGCTGGATAAGATGACTGCAGGGGATCACTCTAAGGCTGTCTACCAGATCAGACAG AAAAGAAACATGGCGTTACCGGATGAAACCAAGAACAACATTTACGATATGCAG ATGGCTGATGGGACAGGTCTGGGAGAGGGCAGCTCAGTGCTGGACTTCATGTCCATGAAGAGCTACTCTGACATGTCTCTGGAGATGTCCATGCTCAACTCTTTAG gGAAGTCAGTGAAGAAGGAGCCGGAGCATGAAGACGGGGTCAGCCAGCAGCACTTTGAGGAGGCAGCCAagctgctgcaggagttccaGGAGGGCCAGGTGGAGAGGGGAGGCTCCAGaccctcctctaacctctccTCCCTGTCAGGGACCTCAGACAGGGACCAGCACCACCTGG GGAGTCCCTCACACCTGGGTGTTGGTGACCAGTCTGAGATGGTTCATGACCCGTATGAGTTCCTCCAGTCTCCAGAGCCAGGCTCCACAGCCAACAGCTGA
- the LOC115187605 gene encoding bromodomain-containing protein 9 isoform X2 — MGKKHKKHKPEWRTVDDCEDKPFEKQLKLVLKVGGSEITELSGSGHDSSYYDDRSDHERERHKDKKKKKKKKSEKEKDKHVDDEERRRRKEEKRKKREREQNESEAATASASGVGLPSVVPSHTGVAVEPFMLPKIPNIGISFEQQQEEKKRKRERSEMEPEVMDHFHPNIKVEVEQQGDRPVRACRTAPESECTPRQQLLEHFLRQLQRKDAHGFFTFPVTDAIAPGYSVIIKHPMDFSTMNDKITDNEYKTVTEFKADFKLMCDNAMVYNRPETVYYKAAKKLLHTGFKMMSKERLLALKRSMSFMQDMDFSQQAAILGDEDVASEEPPPEVIPMPVESASAKKSKKQPKDIKDMKEVISCYLYEPEGNACSLTDSTAEEHVLALVEHAADEAHDRINRYMPNSKMGYLRKEPDGNLLYTVVNQLNPEAKEEETHPVDLSSLSNKLLPGLTTLGFKDDRRHKVTFLSSTYNTQTLQNNSIYPDLLPDEMDLLYSAYGDETGVQCALSIQEFVKGCGNVTKRLVDGLLDKMTAGDHSKAVYQIRQKRNMALPDETKNNIYDMQMADGTGLGEGSSVLDFMSMKSYSDMSLEMSMLNSLGKSVKKEPEHEDGVSQQHFEEAAKLLQEFQEGQVERGGSRPSSNLSSLSGTSDRDQHHLGSPSHLGVGDQSEMVHDPYEFLQSPEPGSTANS, encoded by the exons ACTGTGAGGACAAGCCTTTTGAGAAGCAGCTGAAGCTGGTGCTCAAAGTGGGAGGAAGTGAGATCACAGAACTCTCAGGCTCCGGCCATGACTCCAGTTACTACGACGACAGGTCAGACCATGAACGAGAGCGCCACAAggacaaaaagaagaagaagaagaaaaagtctgagaaagagaaagacaaacaCGTAGatgatgaggagaggagaagacggaAG gaggagaagaggaagaagagagagcgGGAGCAGAATGAATCAGAGGCTGCTACTGCCTCTGCCAGTGGTGTAGGCCTGCCCAGTGTTGTGCCCAGTCACACTGGTGTGGCAGTCGAGCCTTTCATGCTGCCAAAGATACCAAACATTGGTATTAGTTTTGAG cagcagcaggaggagaagaagaggaagagggagaggtctGAGATGGAGCCAGAGGTGATGGACCACTTTCACCCCAACATCAAGGTAGAGGTGGAGCAACAAGGAGACCGGCCTGTCAGGGCTTGCAGGACAGCCCCGG AGAGTGAGTGCACCCCTCGACAGCAGCTCCTGGAACACTTCCTGCGCCAGCTTCAGAG GAAGGATGCCCATGGCTTCTTCACTTTCCCAGTAACAGACGCCATCGCTCCAGGTTACTCTGTGATAATCAAACACCCCATGGATTTCAGCACCATGAACGACAAGATCACAGACAACGAGTACAAAACCGTCACAGAGTTCAAG GCGGACTTCAAGCTGATGTGTGATAATGCCATGGTGTATAACCGTCCAGAGACCGTTTACTACAAGGCTGCCAAGAAACTGCTGCACACTGGCTTCAAGATGATGAGCAAA GAGCGGCTGTTAGCACTGAAGCGCAGCATGTCTTTCATGCAGGACATGGATTTCTCTCAGCAGGCGGCCATTTTAGGGGACGAGGACGTGGCGTCTGAGGAGCCCCCTCCGGAGGTCATCCCCATGCCCGTGGAGTCGGCGTCGGCCAAGAAATCCAAGAAGCAGCCCAAAGACATCAAAGATATGAAGGAAGTCATCAG CTGTTACCTGTATGAGCCAGAGGGGAACGCCTGCAGCCTGACTGACAGCACAGCGGAGGAACACGTTCTGGCCCTGGTGGAGCACGCTGCAGATGAAGCACACGACCGCATCAACCGATACATGCCCAACTccaag ATGGGTTACCTGAGGAAAGAGCCTGATGGTAATCTGTTGTACACTGTAGTGAATCAGCTGAATCCAGAAGCAAAAG AGGAGGAGACCCACCCTGTGGACCTGAGCTCTCTGTCCAATAAGCTCCTACCTGGATTAACAACACTGGGTTTTAAAGATGACAGGAGACACAAGG tgacgttCCTGAGCAGTACCTATAACACCCAGACCCTGCAGAACAACTCCATCTACCCAGACCTGCTGCCTGATGAGAtggacctgctgtactcagcctacGGGGATGAGACTGGGGTACAGTGTGCTCTCAG TATTCAGGAGTTTGTTAAAGGTTGTGGGAACGTTACTAAGCGTTTGGTTGACGGGCTGCTGGATAAGATGACTGCAGGGGATCACTCTAAGGCTGTCTACCAGATCAGACAG AAAAGAAACATGGCGTTACCGGATGAAACCAAGAACAACATTTACGATATGCAG ATGGCTGATGGGACAGGTCTGGGAGAGGGCAGCTCAGTGCTGGACTTCATGTCCATGAAGAGCTACTCTGACATGTCTCTGGAGATGTCCATGCTCAACTCTTTAG gGAAGTCAGTGAAGAAGGAGCCGGAGCATGAAGACGGGGTCAGCCAGCAGCACTTTGAGGAGGCAGCCAagctgctgcaggagttccaGGAGGGCCAGGTGGAGAGGGGAGGCTCCAGaccctcctctaacctctccTCCCTGTCAGGGACCTCAGACAGGGACCAGCACCACCTGG GGAGTCCCTCACACCTGGGTGTTGGTGACCAGTCTGAGATGGTTCATGACCCGTATGAGTTCCTCCAGTCTCCAGAGCCAGGCTCCACAGCCAACAGCTGA
- the LOC115187605 gene encoding bromodomain-containing protein 9 isoform X3, with the protein MGKKHKKHKPEWRTVDDCEDKPFEKQLKLVLKVGGSEITELSGSGHDSSYYDDRSDHERERHKDKKKKKKKKSEKEKDKHVDDEERRRRKEEKRKKREREQNESEAATASASGVGLPSVVPSHTGVAVEPFMLPKIPNIGISFEQQEEKKRKRERSEMEPEVMDHFHPNIKVEVEQQGDRPVRACRTAPESECTPRQQLLEHFLRQLQRKDAHGFFTFPVTDAIAPGYSVIIKHPMDFSTMNDKITDNEYKTVTEFKADFKLMCDNAMVYNRPETVYYKAAKKLLHTGFKMMSKERLLALKRSMSFMQDMDFSQQAAILGDEDVASEEPPPEVIPMPVESASAKKSKKQPKDIKDMKEVISCYLYEPEGNACSLTDSTAEEHVLALVEHAADEAHDRINRYMPNSKMGYLRKEPDGNLLYTVVNQLNPEAKEEETHPVDLSSLSNKLLPGLTTLGFKDDRRHKVTFLSSTYNTQTLQNNSIYPDLLPDEMDLLYSAYGDETGVQCALSIQEFVKGCGNVTKRLVDGLLDKMTAGDHSKAVYQIRQKRNMALPDETKNNIYDMQMADGTGLGEGSSVLDFMSMKSYSDMSLEMSMLNSLGKSVKKEPEHEDGVSQQHFEEAAKLLQEFQEGQVERGGSRPSSNLSSLSGTSDRDQHHLGSPSHLGVGDQSEMVHDPYEFLQSPEPGSTSNS; encoded by the exons ACTGTGAGGACAAGCCTTTTGAGAAGCAGCTGAAGCTGGTGCTCAAAGTGGGAGGAAGTGAGATCACAGAACTCTCAGGCTCCGGCCATGACTCCAGTTACTACGACGACAGGTCAGACCATGAACGAGAGCGCCACAAggacaaaaagaagaagaagaagaaaaagtctgagaaagagaaagacaaacaCGTAGatgatgaggagaggagaagacggaAG gaggagaagaggaagaagagagagcgGGAGCAGAATGAATCAGAGGCTGCTACTGCCTCTGCCAGTGGTGTAGGCCTGCCCAGTGTTGTGCCCAGTCACACTGGTGTGGCAGTCGAGCCTTTCATGCTGCCAAAGATACCAAACATTGGTATTAGTTTTGAG cagcaggaggagaagaagaggaagagggagaggtctGAGATGGAGCCAGAGGTGATGGACCACTTTCACCCCAACATCAAGGTAGAGGTGGAGCAACAAGGAGACCGGCCTGTCAGGGCTTGCAGGACAGCCCCGG AGAGTGAGTGCACCCCTCGACAGCAGCTCCTGGAACACTTCCTGCGCCAGCTTCAGAG GAAGGATGCCCATGGCTTCTTCACTTTCCCAGTAACAGACGCCATCGCTCCAGGTTACTCTGTGATAATCAAACACCCCATGGATTTCAGCACCATGAACGACAAGATCACAGACAACGAGTACAAAACCGTCACAGAGTTCAAG GCGGACTTCAAGCTGATGTGTGATAATGCCATGGTGTATAACCGTCCAGAGACCGTTTACTACAAGGCTGCCAAGAAACTGCTGCACACTGGCTTCAAGATGATGAGCAAA GAGCGGCTGTTAGCACTGAAGCGCAGCATGTCTTTCATGCAGGACATGGATTTCTCTCAGCAGGCGGCCATTTTAGGGGACGAGGACGTGGCGTCTGAGGAGCCCCCTCCGGAGGTCATCCCCATGCCCGTGGAGTCGGCGTCGGCCAAGAAATCCAAGAAGCAGCCCAAAGACATCAAAGATATGAAGGAAGTCATCAG CTGTTACCTGTATGAGCCAGAGGGGAACGCCTGCAGCCTGACTGACAGCACAGCGGAGGAACACGTTCTGGCCCTGGTGGAGCACGCTGCAGATGAAGCACACGACCGCATCAACCGATACATGCCCAACTccaag ATGGGTTACCTGAGGAAAGAGCCTGATGGTAATCTGTTGTACACTGTAGTGAATCAGCTGAATCCAGAAGCAAAAG AGGAGGAGACCCACCCTGTGGACCTGAGCTCTCTGTCCAATAAGCTCCTACCTGGATTAACAACACTGGGTTTTAAAGATGACAGGAGACACAAGG tgacgttCCTGAGCAGTACCTATAACACCCAGACCCTGCAGAACAACTCCATCTACCCAGACCTGCTGCCTGATGAGAtggacctgctgtactcagcctacGGGGATGAGACTGGGGTACAGTGTGCTCTCAG TATTCAGGAGTTTGTTAAAGGTTGTGGGAACGTTACTAAGCGTTTGGTTGACGGGCTGCTGGATAAGATGACTGCAGGGGATCACTCTAAGGCTGTCTACCAGATCAGACAG AAAAGAAACATGGCGTTACCGGATGAAACCAAGAACAACATTTACGATATGCAG ATGGCTGATGGGACAGGTCTGGGAGAGGGCAGCTCAGTGCTGGACTTCATGTCCATGAAGAGCTACTCTGACATGTCTCTGGAGATGTCCATGCTCAACTCTTTAG gGAAGTCAGTGAAGAAGGAGCCGGAGCATGAAGACGGGGTCAGCCAGCAGCACTTTGAGGAGGCAGCCAagctgctgcaggagttccaGGAGGGCCAGGTGGAGAGGGGAGGCTCCAGaccctcctctaacctctccTCCCTGTCAGGGACCTCAGACAGGGACCAGCACCACCTGG GGAGTCCCTCACACCTGGGTGTTGGTGACCAGTCTGAGATGGTTCATGACCCGTATGAGTTCCTCCAGTCTCCAGAGCCAG GCTCCACATCCAACAGCTGA
- the LOC115187605 gene encoding bromodomain-containing protein 9 isoform X1: protein MGKKHKKHKPEWRTVDDCEDKPFEKQLKLVLKVGGSEITELSGSGHDSSYYDDRSDHERERHKDKKKKKKKKSEKEKDKHVDDEERRRRKEEKRKKREREQNESEAATASASGVGLPSVVPSHTGVAVEPFMLPKIPNIGISFEQQQEEKKRKRERSEMEPEVMDHFHPNIKVEVEQQGDRPVRACRTAPESECTPRQQLLEHFLRQLQRKDAHGFFTFPVTDAIAPGYSVIIKHPMDFSTMNDKITDNEYKTVTEFKADFKLMCDNAMVYNRPETVYYKAAKKLLHTGFKMMSKERLLALKRSMSFMQDMDFSQQAAILGDEDVASEEPPPEVIPMPVESASAKKSKKQPKDIKDMKEVISCYLYEPEGNACSLTDSTAEEHVLALVEHAADEAHDRINRYMPNSKMGYLRKEPDGNLLYTVVNQLNPEAKEEETHPVDLSSLSNKLLPGLTTLGFKDDRRHKVTFLSSTYNTQTLQNNSIYPDLLPDEMDLLYSAYGDETGVQCALSIQEFVKGCGNVTKRLVDGLLDKMTAGDHSKAVYQIRQKRNMALPDETKNNIYDMQMADGTGLGEGSSVLDFMSMKSYSDMSLEMSMLNSLGKSVKKEPEHEDGVSQQHFEEAAKLLQEFQEGQVERGGSRPSSNLSSLSGTSDRDQHHLGSPSHLGVGDQSEMVHDPYEFLQSPEPGSTSNS from the exons ACTGTGAGGACAAGCCTTTTGAGAAGCAGCTGAAGCTGGTGCTCAAAGTGGGAGGAAGTGAGATCACAGAACTCTCAGGCTCCGGCCATGACTCCAGTTACTACGACGACAGGTCAGACCATGAACGAGAGCGCCACAAggacaaaaagaagaagaagaagaaaaagtctgagaaagagaaagacaaacaCGTAGatgatgaggagaggagaagacggaAG gaggagaagaggaagaagagagagcgGGAGCAGAATGAATCAGAGGCTGCTACTGCCTCTGCCAGTGGTGTAGGCCTGCCCAGTGTTGTGCCCAGTCACACTGGTGTGGCAGTCGAGCCTTTCATGCTGCCAAAGATACCAAACATTGGTATTAGTTTTGAG cagcagcaggaggagaagaagaggaagagggagaggtctGAGATGGAGCCAGAGGTGATGGACCACTTTCACCCCAACATCAAGGTAGAGGTGGAGCAACAAGGAGACCGGCCTGTCAGGGCTTGCAGGACAGCCCCGG AGAGTGAGTGCACCCCTCGACAGCAGCTCCTGGAACACTTCCTGCGCCAGCTTCAGAG GAAGGATGCCCATGGCTTCTTCACTTTCCCAGTAACAGACGCCATCGCTCCAGGTTACTCTGTGATAATCAAACACCCCATGGATTTCAGCACCATGAACGACAAGATCACAGACAACGAGTACAAAACCGTCACAGAGTTCAAG GCGGACTTCAAGCTGATGTGTGATAATGCCATGGTGTATAACCGTCCAGAGACCGTTTACTACAAGGCTGCCAAGAAACTGCTGCACACTGGCTTCAAGATGATGAGCAAA GAGCGGCTGTTAGCACTGAAGCGCAGCATGTCTTTCATGCAGGACATGGATTTCTCTCAGCAGGCGGCCATTTTAGGGGACGAGGACGTGGCGTCTGAGGAGCCCCCTCCGGAGGTCATCCCCATGCCCGTGGAGTCGGCGTCGGCCAAGAAATCCAAGAAGCAGCCCAAAGACATCAAAGATATGAAGGAAGTCATCAG CTGTTACCTGTATGAGCCAGAGGGGAACGCCTGCAGCCTGACTGACAGCACAGCGGAGGAACACGTTCTGGCCCTGGTGGAGCACGCTGCAGATGAAGCACACGACCGCATCAACCGATACATGCCCAACTccaag ATGGGTTACCTGAGGAAAGAGCCTGATGGTAATCTGTTGTACACTGTAGTGAATCAGCTGAATCCAGAAGCAAAAG AGGAGGAGACCCACCCTGTGGACCTGAGCTCTCTGTCCAATAAGCTCCTACCTGGATTAACAACACTGGGTTTTAAAGATGACAGGAGACACAAGG tgacgttCCTGAGCAGTACCTATAACACCCAGACCCTGCAGAACAACTCCATCTACCCAGACCTGCTGCCTGATGAGAtggacctgctgtactcagcctacGGGGATGAGACTGGGGTACAGTGTGCTCTCAG TATTCAGGAGTTTGTTAAAGGTTGTGGGAACGTTACTAAGCGTTTGGTTGACGGGCTGCTGGATAAGATGACTGCAGGGGATCACTCTAAGGCTGTCTACCAGATCAGACAG AAAAGAAACATGGCGTTACCGGATGAAACCAAGAACAACATTTACGATATGCAG ATGGCTGATGGGACAGGTCTGGGAGAGGGCAGCTCAGTGCTGGACTTCATGTCCATGAAGAGCTACTCTGACATGTCTCTGGAGATGTCCATGCTCAACTCTTTAG gGAAGTCAGTGAAGAAGGAGCCGGAGCATGAAGACGGGGTCAGCCAGCAGCACTTTGAGGAGGCAGCCAagctgctgcaggagttccaGGAGGGCCAGGTGGAGAGGGGAGGCTCCAGaccctcctctaacctctccTCCCTGTCAGGGACCTCAGACAGGGACCAGCACCACCTGG GGAGTCCCTCACACCTGGGTGTTGGTGACCAGTCTGAGATGGTTCATGACCCGTATGAGTTCCTCCAGTCTCCAGAGCCAG GCTCCACATCCAACAGCTGA
- the LOC115187605 gene encoding bromodomain-containing protein 9 isoform X6: MGKKHKKHKPEWRTVDDCEDKPFEKQLKLVLKVGGSEITELSGSGHDSSYYDDRSDHERERHKDKKKKKKKKSEKEKDKHVDDEERRRRKEEKRKKREREQNESEAATASASGVGLPSVVPSHTGVAVEPFMLPKIPNIGISFEQQQEEKKRKRERSEMEPEVMDHFHPNIKVEVEQQGDRPVRACRTAPESECTPRQQLLEHFLRQLQRKDAHGFFTFPVTDAIAPGYSVIIKHPMDFSTMNDKITDNEYKTVTEFKADFKLMCDNAMVYNRPETVYYKAAKKLLHTGFKMMSKAAILGDEDVASEEPPPEVIPMPVESASAKKSKKQPKDIKDMKEVISCYLYEPEGNACSLTDSTAEEHVLALVEHAADEAHDRINRYMPNSKMGYLRKEPDGNLLYTVVNQLNPEAKEEETHPVDLSSLSNKLLPGLTTLGFKDDRRHKVTFLSSTYNTQTLQNNSIYPDLLPDEMDLLYSAYGDETGVQCALSIQEFVKGCGNVTKRLVDGLLDKMTAGDHSKAVYQIRQKRNMALPDETKNNIYDMQMADGTGLGEGSSVLDFMSMKSYSDMSLEMSMLNSLGKSVKKEPEHEDGVSQQHFEEAAKLLQEFQEGQVERGGSRPSSNLSSLSGTSDRDQHHLGSPSHLGVGDQSEMVHDPYEFLQSPEPGSTSNS; encoded by the exons ACTGTGAGGACAAGCCTTTTGAGAAGCAGCTGAAGCTGGTGCTCAAAGTGGGAGGAAGTGAGATCACAGAACTCTCAGGCTCCGGCCATGACTCCAGTTACTACGACGACAGGTCAGACCATGAACGAGAGCGCCACAAggacaaaaagaagaagaagaagaaaaagtctgagaaagagaaagacaaacaCGTAGatgatgaggagaggagaagacggaAG gaggagaagaggaagaagagagagcgGGAGCAGAATGAATCAGAGGCTGCTACTGCCTCTGCCAGTGGTGTAGGCCTGCCCAGTGTTGTGCCCAGTCACACTGGTGTGGCAGTCGAGCCTTTCATGCTGCCAAAGATACCAAACATTGGTATTAGTTTTGAG cagcagcaggaggagaagaagaggaagagggagaggtctGAGATGGAGCCAGAGGTGATGGACCACTTTCACCCCAACATCAAGGTAGAGGTGGAGCAACAAGGAGACCGGCCTGTCAGGGCTTGCAGGACAGCCCCGG AGAGTGAGTGCACCCCTCGACAGCAGCTCCTGGAACACTTCCTGCGCCAGCTTCAGAG GAAGGATGCCCATGGCTTCTTCACTTTCCCAGTAACAGACGCCATCGCTCCAGGTTACTCTGTGATAATCAAACACCCCATGGATTTCAGCACCATGAACGACAAGATCACAGACAACGAGTACAAAACCGTCACAGAGTTCAAG GCGGACTTCAAGCTGATGTGTGATAATGCCATGGTGTATAACCGTCCAGAGACCGTTTACTACAAGGCTGCCAAGAAACTGCTGCACACTGGCTTCAAGATGATGAGCAAA GCGGCCATTTTAGGGGACGAGGACGTGGCGTCTGAGGAGCCCCCTCCGGAGGTCATCCCCATGCCCGTGGAGTCGGCGTCGGCCAAGAAATCCAAGAAGCAGCCCAAAGACATCAAAGATATGAAGGAAGTCATCAG CTGTTACCTGTATGAGCCAGAGGGGAACGCCTGCAGCCTGACTGACAGCACAGCGGAGGAACACGTTCTGGCCCTGGTGGAGCACGCTGCAGATGAAGCACACGACCGCATCAACCGATACATGCCCAACTccaag ATGGGTTACCTGAGGAAAGAGCCTGATGGTAATCTGTTGTACACTGTAGTGAATCAGCTGAATCCAGAAGCAAAAG AGGAGGAGACCCACCCTGTGGACCTGAGCTCTCTGTCCAATAAGCTCCTACCTGGATTAACAACACTGGGTTTTAAAGATGACAGGAGACACAAGG tgacgttCCTGAGCAGTACCTATAACACCCAGACCCTGCAGAACAACTCCATCTACCCAGACCTGCTGCCTGATGAGAtggacctgctgtactcagcctacGGGGATGAGACTGGGGTACAGTGTGCTCTCAG TATTCAGGAGTTTGTTAAAGGTTGTGGGAACGTTACTAAGCGTTTGGTTGACGGGCTGCTGGATAAGATGACTGCAGGGGATCACTCTAAGGCTGTCTACCAGATCAGACAG AAAAGAAACATGGCGTTACCGGATGAAACCAAGAACAACATTTACGATATGCAG ATGGCTGATGGGACAGGTCTGGGAGAGGGCAGCTCAGTGCTGGACTTCATGTCCATGAAGAGCTACTCTGACATGTCTCTGGAGATGTCCATGCTCAACTCTTTAG gGAAGTCAGTGAAGAAGGAGCCGGAGCATGAAGACGGGGTCAGCCAGCAGCACTTTGAGGAGGCAGCCAagctgctgcaggagttccaGGAGGGCCAGGTGGAGAGGGGAGGCTCCAGaccctcctctaacctctccTCCCTGTCAGGGACCTCAGACAGGGACCAGCACCACCTGG GGAGTCCCTCACACCTGGGTGTTGGTGACCAGTCTGAGATGGTTCATGACCCGTATGAGTTCCTCCAGTCTCCAGAGCCAG GCTCCACATCCAACAGCTGA